A portion of the Agrobacterium tumefaciens genome contains these proteins:
- a CDS encoding LLM class flavin-dependent oxidoreductase, producing the protein MSAEFISVSFPNASNDLNPVPDAPVDPVFLERYARALDDYGFNYTLIPYSSSSFDPFTLGATVLAHTKNIKIIVALRPNTVYPTVAAKSLATLDQLSGGRVVVHFIAGGSDEEQAREGDFLNKEERYERQEEYIRILRLAWTSKEPFDFDGKYYQFKQFRSAVRPTNGLIPISLGGSSDAAYRIGGSLCDIFGLWGEPLAETKQQIERVYAEAAKAGRTDRPRIWVTFRPIVAETDELAWEKAHRTLDRLNENRQKGVTRAPLNAPRPANVGSQRLLEIAARGDVHDRALWYPTVTATNASGATTALVGSPRTIADSILDYIDLGADLISIRGYDNYNDAVDYGRYILPLVREGIREREDAKKKTAA; encoded by the coding sequence ATGTCCGCGGAATTTATCAGCGTAAGCTTTCCCAATGCATCGAACGATCTAAACCCCGTTCCAGACGCACCTGTGGATCCTGTTTTTCTGGAGCGCTATGCCCGCGCCCTTGATGATTACGGTTTCAACTATACGCTGATCCCTTACTCCTCATCGTCTTTCGATCCTTTCACGCTGGGCGCCACGGTGCTCGCGCACACGAAAAACATCAAGATCATCGTCGCCCTGCGGCCGAACACGGTTTATCCCACAGTTGCGGCCAAGTCGCTCGCGACGCTCGATCAGTTGAGTGGTGGACGTGTCGTGGTGCACTTCATTGCCGGCGGCAGCGATGAAGAACAGGCGCGTGAAGGCGACTTCCTCAACAAGGAAGAACGCTATGAGCGCCAGGAGGAATATATCCGCATCCTGCGCCTGGCCTGGACCTCGAAAGAGCCCTTCGACTTCGACGGAAAATATTACCAGTTCAAGCAATTCCGCAGCGCGGTGCGGCCCACAAACGGGCTTATTCCGATTTCGCTCGGCGGCTCCTCGGACGCCGCCTATCGCATCGGTGGTTCGCTCTGCGATATCTTCGGCCTGTGGGGAGAGCCGCTTGCCGAAACCAAACAGCAGATCGAGCGGGTCTATGCGGAAGCCGCAAAGGCGGGCCGCACGGATCGCCCCCGGATCTGGGTCACATTCCGGCCGATCGTCGCCGAGACGGACGAGCTTGCCTGGGAAAAGGCTCACAGAACTCTGGATCGGTTGAACGAGAACCGGCAGAAAGGTGTAACACGCGCACCGCTCAACGCGCCGCGCCCGGCCAATGTCGGTTCGCAACGGCTTCTGGAAATCGCCGCACGCGGCGATGTGCATGATCGCGCCCTCTGGTATCCGACGGTCACCGCCACCAATGCCAGCGGCGCCACCACTGCGCTGGTCGGTTCGCCACGCACCATTGCGGATTCCATCCTCGACTACATCGATCTTGGCGCTGACCTGATCTCGATCCGCGGCTACGACAATTACAACGACGCGGTGGATTATGGCCGCTACATCCTGCCGCTTGTCCGCGAAGGCATTCGCGAACGGGAAGATGCGAAGAAAAAGACCGCTGCATAA
- a CDS encoding LLM class flavin-dependent oxidoreductase has translation MTIAAPIDTASTSFRPKQRLGFNTRVSFSDDAGPAQGLREGIKLFKAAEQLGYQSGWAYQRHFDHYLSSPLPFFAAAGQHTRHITLGSAVIPMRYQDPILLAEAAGTTDLLIDGRLELAISTGANAAFDAVFGTVDTDARTEARRRQARFLSAIAGDVLHRVEGGQSNPEGTALRVTPHSPTLRSRIRQGAASIASAVQAAELGIGLISGTVQHDQAEGESFGEYQARIIEAFRFTWRKTWTTEPPPVAVAASILVGTTAELREKYAAYDLERRTKGIAASRPKGALEQAAQPAGFQISPVFQGTPDQVLASVFNDPGLAAADEVVLFLPPAFGLAENIQLLTDLADTVAPSLGWSPTF, from the coding sequence ATGACCATCGCTGCACCCATCGATACTGCGTCCACGTCCTTCCGCCCCAAACAGCGGCTCGGCTTCAATACCCGCGTATCTTTCAGCGACGATGCCGGGCCGGCGCAGGGGCTGCGTGAGGGTATCAAACTGTTCAAGGCTGCCGAACAACTGGGCTACCAGTCCGGCTGGGCCTATCAGCGGCATTTCGATCACTATCTGTCCTCACCGCTTCCGTTCTTCGCCGCTGCCGGCCAGCATACCCGGCATATTACGCTCGGTTCTGCGGTCATCCCCATGCGCTATCAGGATCCGATCCTGCTTGCCGAGGCGGCCGGCACGACCGACCTTTTGATTGATGGGCGACTGGAACTTGCCATTTCGACCGGCGCAAACGCCGCCTTTGACGCGGTATTCGGCACGGTCGACACCGATGCCCGCACAGAGGCCAGACGTCGTCAGGCCCGCTTCCTCTCGGCAATCGCTGGCGATGTCCTGCACCGTGTCGAAGGCGGCCAATCCAACCCGGAGGGCACGGCACTGCGTGTCACGCCGCATAGCCCGACACTGCGTTCGCGCATCCGGCAGGGTGCAGCAAGCATTGCTTCGGCTGTGCAGGCGGCGGAACTCGGCATCGGCCTTATCTCGGGAACCGTCCAGCACGATCAGGCAGAAGGCGAGAGCTTCGGGGAATATCAGGCCCGCATCATCGAGGCCTTCCGTTTCACATGGCGCAAGACATGGACAACGGAACCGCCTCCGGTCGCCGTCGCCGCCTCCATCCTGGTTGGCACCACGGCCGAGCTTCGCGAAAAATACGCCGCCTATGATCTGGAGCGGCGTACCAAGGGTATTGCCGCGTCTCGCCCCAAAGGCGCTCTCGAACAGGCAGCCCAGCCAGCGGGGTTTCAAATTTCGCCCGTTTTCCAGGGCACGCCCGATCAGGTGCTGGCATCGGTATTCAACGATCCGGGCCTTGCAGCAGCCGATGAGGTCGTGCTGTTTTTGCCGCCTGCCTTCGGTCTCGCCGAAAACATACAACTGCTGACCGATCTGGCGGACACGGTGGCTCCGAGCCTGGGCTGGTCGCCCACCTTTTAA
- a CDS encoding dipeptide ABC transporter ATP-binding protein: protein MATQDRLTTTIARPVTFAARPQPQQAPVPLLRVNDLSVAYGGQEVVSNVGFELGRGKSLALIGESGSGKSTIARAVLRLLPSGGHATGHVTFGDQEILGLPERNFRPLRGRAIGFVPQDPGNSLNPVRTIGAQAMEAAALLDEPDKAIRKALILETFAQVGLENPGVVYESYPHQLSGGMLQRVLIGLAVLPRPSLLVADEPTSALDVTIQKRILDLLSRLQHELDISMLLITHDLAIAAERADSLVVLKGGKVQEAGSTASVFSAPASAYARKLHADVPALNPDRYARLRDPGFRLLKAESTTTPKIAVNAVTKNFRVGDRVLTAVNNVSFNVPAGTTHALVGESGSGKTTTIRLLLGLEEPDTGTISVAGEELTGRSRTSLRATWRHLQFVYQNPFTSLDPTWSVEQLVREPLDRFKIGTRAERLETVREALANVGLSEHLLNRKPTALSGGQRQRVAIARALVLRPDVIVLDEPTSALDVSVQADIVDVLLSLQAKLGLTYVFVSHDLALVRQLAHTVSVMQRGRIVEHGTVVDIFDNPQHPYTASLLESIPSGAATIARAPQPLPRRVHDKEKIA, encoded by the coding sequence ATGGCTACGCAAGACAGACTGACCACCACTATCGCCCGCCCCGTTACCTTTGCGGCCAGACCGCAGCCGCAGCAGGCTCCTGTCCCGCTTCTCCGGGTCAACGATCTTTCGGTTGCCTATGGAGGCCAGGAGGTCGTCAGCAATGTCGGTTTCGAACTCGGCCGTGGCAAGAGCCTTGCCCTCATTGGCGAGTCCGGTTCCGGCAAATCGACAATCGCCCGCGCGGTCCTTCGGCTTTTGCCAAGCGGGGGACATGCCACCGGCCACGTCACCTTTGGTGATCAGGAGATATTGGGACTGCCAGAGCGCAACTTCCGACCGCTGCGGGGACGCGCCATCGGCTTTGTCCCGCAGGATCCAGGCAATTCGCTCAATCCGGTGCGGACAATCGGCGCGCAGGCCATGGAGGCGGCCGCACTTCTCGACGAGCCTGACAAGGCGATCCGCAAGGCCCTCATTCTCGAGACCTTCGCGCAGGTGGGATTGGAAAACCCGGGTGTTGTCTACGAGTCCTACCCGCACCAATTATCCGGCGGCATGTTGCAGCGGGTGCTCATAGGCCTTGCGGTTCTGCCGCGCCCGTCACTTCTGGTCGCAGACGAGCCAACGTCTGCGCTCGATGTGACGATCCAGAAGCGGATCCTCGATCTGCTCTCGCGGTTGCAGCACGAGCTGGATATCAGCATGCTCCTCATCACACACGATCTGGCGATCGCCGCCGAACGGGCGGATTCGCTGGTAGTCCTGAAGGGTGGCAAGGTTCAGGAAGCCGGAAGCACCGCATCGGTGTTTTCCGCACCGGCCTCTGCCTATGCAAGGAAGCTGCATGCGGACGTGCCGGCACTCAATCCGGATCGCTACGCCCGGCTGCGCGATCCGGGTTTCCGTCTGCTGAAGGCAGAGTCCACGACGACGCCAAAGATCGCGGTCAATGCCGTCACCAAGAATTTCAGGGTCGGCGACAGGGTGCTGACGGCGGTCAACAACGTCTCCTTCAACGTGCCTGCAGGTACCACCCATGCGCTGGTTGGTGAGTCCGGCTCTGGCAAGACGACAACCATTCGGCTGCTGCTTGGCCTGGAGGAACCCGACACCGGCACGATATCGGTAGCCGGCGAAGAATTGACCGGCCGCTCCCGTACGTCGCTGCGTGCAACCTGGCGCCATCTTCAGTTCGTCTACCAGAACCCGTTTACCTCGCTTGATCCCACCTGGAGTGTCGAACAGCTGGTGCGCGAGCCGCTTGATCGTTTCAAGATCGGAACCCGTGCGGAACGGCTCGAAACTGTTCGTGAGGCTTTGGCCAATGTGGGCTTGAGCGAACACCTTCTCAACCGCAAGCCGACGGCCCTTTCGGGTGGCCAGCGCCAGCGCGTTGCCATTGCAAGGGCGCTGGTTCTCCGACCGGATGTGATCGTGCTCGACGAGCCGACCTCCGCACTTGATGTCAGCGTCCAGGCAGACATCGTCGATGTGCTGCTCTCGCTGCAGGCGAAGCTCGGCCTGACCTATGTTTTCGTCTCCCATGATCTGGCACTGGTACGCCAGCTCGCCCACACCGTTTCGGTGATGCAGCGCGGGCGTATCGTCGAACATGGAACGGTCGTCGATATCTTCGACAATCCGCAGCACCCCTATACCGCGTCGCTGCTGGAATCGATCCCATCCGGTGCCGCAACCATCGCCCGTGCGCCACAGCCGCTGCCCCGGCGGGTTCACGATAAGGAAAAGATCGCATGA
- a CDS encoding ABC transporter permease: MTFASNASLPGATPANRLTGLRIPLTVALSFAIIALVVAWSLAPGLFTSHSPVVGVPTDKLLGPSLAHWFGTDHLGRDVYARVVYGTSSSVSSALVAVVIGVFAGGLIGLLAGFLGGWVDITLARLVDVLLAIPKFLLAVIVVTAIGFETINAAIATGVSAVAVFARVTRAEVIKTRQATFVEASYLLGGSRWFILLRHVLPNASRSVLPLAVLQFGESILVIASLAFLGYGDPPPASDWGLLISIGKDYLKWPWLVYAPAFVTIATVLSVNRISRWLRKTD; the protein is encoded by the coding sequence ATGACTTTCGCCTCGAACGCCTCCCTGCCGGGTGCGACCCCTGCAAACAGGCTGACAGGCCTGCGGATACCGCTGACCGTCGCCTTGTCCTTCGCCATTATCGCGCTCGTCGTCGCCTGGTCACTGGCGCCCGGCCTTTTTACCAGTCACAGCCCGGTCGTCGGGGTGCCGACGGACAAATTGCTCGGCCCAAGTCTTGCGCATTGGTTCGGCACCGACCACCTCGGCCGCGATGTCTACGCACGCGTCGTTTATGGCACGTCCTCTTCCGTCTCCAGCGCACTCGTCGCGGTCGTCATCGGCGTTTTCGCCGGCGGTCTCATCGGGCTTCTTGCGGGCTTTCTCGGCGGCTGGGTCGATATCACACTTGCCCGGCTGGTCGATGTGCTCTTGGCAATTCCAAAGTTTCTGCTGGCGGTGATCGTGGTCACCGCCATCGGTTTCGAGACCATCAATGCCGCCATCGCCACCGGCGTCTCCGCCGTAGCGGTCTTTGCCCGCGTCACGCGTGCGGAGGTCATCAAGACCAGACAGGCGACATTCGTGGAGGCTTCGTACCTGCTCGGCGGCTCGCGCTGGTTCATCCTTCTGCGCCACGTTCTGCCCAACGCGTCACGCTCGGTGCTGCCGCTTGCCGTGTTGCAGTTCGGCGAGTCGATCCTCGTGATCGCAAGCCTTGCCTTTCTCGGATACGGCGACCCGCCGCCCGCCTCGGACTGGGGCCTGCTGATCTCGATCGGCAAGGATTACCTCAAATGGCCGTGGCTCGTATACGCCCCCGCCTTCGTCACAATCGCGACCGTCCTCTCTGTAAACAGGATCAGCCGATGGCTACGCAAGACAGACTGA
- a CDS encoding ABC transporter permease — MSNAYLTYAAKRLGQAVVVILLAYVFTFVVVSILPGDPITSVLRNPQNGFTEQEIAEIIAAQGLDRPVLVQLWSSLSGFLTGDLGMSMRSNRPVATLIAEVLPSTLILASTGLAVALILAMAVAYGTQVVPKRYGQGLLRAFPSLFLSTPNFVIGLILIHLFGFQLRLFRVIEPDSFWATVFAAITIGIPFSAQIAEVLIANLDREAEQEYAAVARSRGIGQARLFAQHLLKPASLPVVTVIAITVGELLGNSLITESVFGRTGLGSLVQRSVSTQDLPVLQAIVSLGAVVFVLVNLIADLLYPLLDPRVQILGARKPRLAITEDSSTTTKAVTP, encoded by the coding sequence ATGAGCAATGCCTACCTAACCTACGCCGCAAAGCGGCTTGGCCAGGCGGTCGTCGTCATACTGCTGGCCTATGTCTTCACCTTCGTGGTCGTCAGCATCCTGCCTGGCGACCCGATCACCAGCGTGCTCAGGAACCCGCAAAACGGGTTCACCGAGCAGGAGATCGCGGAAATCATCGCCGCGCAGGGCCTCGACAGACCGGTTCTCGTGCAGCTGTGGTCGTCCCTGTCGGGGTTTCTGACTGGTGATCTGGGCATGTCGATGCGCTCCAACCGGCCGGTGGCGACCCTCATCGCTGAAGTGCTGCCATCGACACTGATCCTTGCATCCACGGGACTTGCCGTCGCCTTGATTCTCGCAATGGCCGTTGCTTACGGAACCCAGGTGGTACCAAAGCGCTACGGCCAGGGATTGCTACGAGCTTTCCCATCGCTGTTTCTCTCGACACCTAATTTTGTGATTGGCCTGATACTGATCCATCTCTTCGGCTTTCAGCTGCGCCTCTTCCGCGTTATCGAACCAGATAGCTTCTGGGCAACGGTGTTTGCCGCAATCACAATCGGAATTCCTTTCTCTGCGCAAATCGCCGAGGTACTTATAGCGAACCTCGACAGGGAGGCAGAACAGGAATACGCGGCCGTCGCCCGCAGCCGCGGCATCGGACAGGCGCGGCTGTTTGCACAGCATCTGCTCAAGCCTGCTTCGTTGCCCGTCGTCACCGTGATCGCCATCACCGTCGGTGAACTGCTTGGCAATTCACTGATCACCGAGTCTGTCTTTGGGCGAACCGGTCTCGGCAGCCTGGTGCAGCGCTCCGTGAGCACGCAGGACCTGCCCGTCCTGCAAGCGATCGTTTCGCTGGGAGCCGTGGTGTTCGTGCTCGTCAACCTGATTGCCGATCTTCTTTATCCCCTGCTCGATCCACGCGTGCAAATTCTCGGCGCGCGAAAGCCTCGCTTGGCCATTACAGAGGATTCCTCCACCACCACCAAGGCGGTGACACCATGA
- a CDS encoding ABC transporter substrate-binding protein, translating to MTIRSSLFSFSRRGLLTTTLAGAIALLTTMAPAPVGAADTPRNGGDITFLIDSLGDTWIPNNSAISSFQGHIWGHVADKLLYVDADGKVSPWLAERWEQNDNATEFTLHLKNGVTFSDGTPLDAAAVVANLDIWYAGRKSEGINPIGLFPKTYDHAEAVDASTVKVFFKKPTLGFIPTLGYHGSILISPKTIAQPATQQADLSKTSGSGPYVVESWKEGDYVKLVKRKDYNWGPAAVGHTGPAFLDSITYKLVSEPSLRVASVQSGQADVAYNASPQELKSLHEEGFTVATPRYLGFVNGWAVNTKLPPYDDVKVRQALQAGVNRQEIIDTVYTPDWKLATSFIQSNVPGATDHSALLAYDPAKAEKLLDEAGWVKGADGIRTKDGKPLSLTIHSNPYLATSKSVDELIAQQLGKLGWKVAIRAYDVVTFGEKVKFGGAAIPTYEVTRSFIDAGTVASILTNANNGENWFALDDRDATLNGLRDKIAGAGSVDERSPLLDELQKYVLEQGYFIPRTQIVQRIYVQSPKLKGEVYNGVAYASYYTASISD from the coding sequence ATGACGATACGTTCTTCGCTTTTTTCCTTCTCCCGTCGGGGTCTGCTGACCACCACTCTCGCAGGGGCAATCGCGCTTCTGACGACGATGGCGCCTGCTCCGGTTGGGGCAGCAGATACCCCCCGCAATGGCGGCGACATCACCTTCCTCATCGATTCTCTCGGCGACACCTGGATCCCGAATAACAGCGCCATTTCCAGCTTTCAGGGCCATATCTGGGGCCATGTCGCCGACAAGCTGCTTTATGTCGATGCCGATGGTAAGGTCAGCCCCTGGCTTGCCGAGCGCTGGGAGCAGAACGACAATGCCACAGAATTCACGCTTCACCTCAAAAACGGCGTGACCTTCTCCGATGGCACACCGCTGGATGCAGCGGCGGTCGTCGCCAATCTCGACATCTGGTATGCCGGACGCAAGAGCGAAGGCATCAACCCGATCGGTCTTTTCCCCAAGACCTACGACCATGCTGAAGCGGTGGACGCATCCACGGTGAAGGTCTTCTTCAAGAAGCCGACGCTCGGCTTTATTCCGACGCTCGGTTACCACGGCTCGATCCTGATCTCGCCGAAGACCATCGCCCAGCCCGCCACCCAGCAGGCCGATCTCAGCAAGACTTCCGGCAGCGGCCCCTATGTGGTCGAATCCTGGAAGGAGGGAGATTACGTCAAGCTGGTCAAGCGCAAGGACTACAATTGGGGTCCTGCCGCCGTTGGCCACACCGGCCCAGCCTTCCTCGATTCCATCACCTATAAGCTGGTGTCGGAACCGTCGTTGCGTGTCGCCTCGGTCCAGTCCGGCCAGGCCGATGTCGCCTATAATGCTTCGCCGCAGGAGCTGAAGTCACTGCACGAAGAGGGCTTCACCGTCGCAACGCCGCGTTATCTCGGCTTCGTCAACGGCTGGGCGGTCAACACCAAGCTTCCGCCCTATGATGATGTGAAGGTTCGCCAGGCACTTCAGGCCGGTGTAAATCGTCAGGAAATCATCGACACCGTCTATACGCCGGACTGGAAGCTCGCCACGTCCTTCATCCAGAGCAACGTGCCGGGCGCGACCGACCACAGCGCACTTCTCGCTTACGATCCCGCCAAGGCCGAAAAGCTGCTCGACGAGGCGGGCTGGGTCAAGGGCGCCGATGGTATCCGGACCAAAGACGGCAAACCGCTGTCGCTGACAATCCACTCCAATCCCTATCTCGCGACATCCAAGTCGGTCGATGAACTCATCGCCCAGCAACTCGGCAAGCTCGGCTGGAAAGTCGCTATTCGCGCTTACGACGTCGTGACCTTTGGTGAAAAGGTCAAATTCGGCGGTGCGGCCATCCCGACCTATGAGGTGACGCGCAGCTTCATCGATGCAGGCACCGTCGCCAGCATTCTCACCAACGCCAACAATGGCGAGAACTGGTTCGCCCTTGACGACCGCGACGCGACGCTCAACGGATTGCGCGACAAGATCGCCGGCGCCGGCTCTGTCGACGAGCGCAGCCCGCTTCTCGATGAGCTGCAGAAATATGTCCTTGAGCAGGGCTATTTCATTCCGCGAACGCAGATCGTGCAGCGGATCTACGTGCAGTCCCCGAAGCTGAAGGGCGAAGTGTATAACGGCGTGGCTTATGCCAGCTACTATACCGCCTCCATCAGCGACTGA
- a CDS encoding molybdopterin guanine dinucleotide-containing S/N-oxide reductase has translation MDNYKTHSSHWGAFSGSYRNGKLDIRPHPDDPHPSPLLANLPAIADSAARIRRPAVRRGWLEGKPGNAQIRGADDYVEVDWPQAADLVAKELQRVYGDYGPQAVFGGSYGWSSAGRFHHAQSQVHRFLNTLGGYVRSVNTYSSGAAMVIIPHVLGPYDHFDRKSVTWDAIERSSELIVAFGGMAIKNTDVHGGGNSVHIVPQKLNGARARGARFVLISPLKDDFPKDLNAEWLPVIPGTDVALMLGLAHVLVTEGLHDRAFLDRYAVGNQRFEDYLLGRTDGVAKSPEWASGLCGIGTETIRELARTMARARTLITVSHSLQRADYGEQPVWLGIVLATMLGQIGLDGGGYSYSLGALGNVGKNLLAVPLPTLSQFKNPVADFIPVARIADMLLNPGGEFHYNGQRMHYPDIRLVYWAGGNPFHHHQDINRLRAAFRRPETIIVHETAWTSSARHADIVLPATTTLERDDIGAADRDPLMIAMKKLIEPVGEARDDYEIFSEIARRLGKFETFTEGRSSREWLAFLYETTRGALAAGGHEAPDFETFWERGEIGLPLKPDDGGPARAFRDDHLAFPLKTPSGKIEIFSETIEGFGYDDCGGHPQWYPGRTKPEDEALYPLHLVCNQPHQRLHSQLDYGAFSRSTKIKGREPVRINPEDAVRRGIADGDIIRLFNSRGSCLAAAVLSTDVRNGVMQLATGAWFEPHDRHAEQAMCIHGNPNILTRDIGTSKLAQGSTGQITRVEVERFAGEAPPVRIFEKMTFAK, from the coding sequence ATGGATAATTACAAGACCCACAGCTCCCACTGGGGCGCCTTTTCCGGCAGCTACCGGAATGGCAAGCTCGATATCCGTCCGCATCCGGACGATCCACACCCCTCGCCCTTGCTCGCCAATCTGCCGGCAATCGCCGATAGCGCCGCGCGCATCCGGCGTCCGGCGGTCAGGCGCGGCTGGCTGGAGGGAAAACCGGGCAACGCGCAGATACGCGGGGCGGACGACTATGTGGAGGTCGATTGGCCGCAGGCGGCGGACCTCGTCGCGAAGGAACTTCAAAGGGTTTACGGCGATTACGGCCCACAGGCCGTGTTCGGCGGCTCCTACGGCTGGTCGAGCGCCGGACGTTTCCATCACGCGCAAAGTCAGGTCCACCGTTTTCTGAATACGCTTGGCGGATATGTGCGCTCCGTCAACACGTATAGTTCCGGCGCGGCGATGGTCATTATTCCGCATGTTCTCGGACCCTATGATCATTTCGACCGCAAGAGCGTTACCTGGGATGCAATCGAGCGCAGCAGCGAATTGATCGTCGCCTTCGGCGGCATGGCGATCAAGAATACGGACGTGCATGGCGGCGGCAACAGCGTGCATATCGTGCCACAGAAGCTGAATGGCGCACGTGCACGCGGCGCGCGATTCGTGCTGATCAGCCCGCTAAAAGACGATTTTCCGAAAGACCTCAATGCGGAGTGGCTGCCGGTCATACCCGGTACCGATGTCGCGCTGATGCTCGGACTTGCGCATGTTCTCGTCACCGAGGGCCTGCACGATCGGGCGTTTCTTGACCGCTATGCCGTCGGCAATCAGCGTTTCGAAGACTACCTGCTCGGCCGGACCGATGGTGTGGCGAAAAGCCCCGAATGGGCTTCCGGGCTCTGCGGCATCGGCACGGAAACTATTAGGGAACTCGCCCGCACCATGGCGCGCGCGAGAACATTGATCACTGTCAGCCATTCGCTTCAGCGCGCCGATTATGGTGAGCAACCCGTCTGGCTGGGGATCGTTCTTGCCACCATGCTCGGTCAGATTGGCCTCGACGGCGGCGGATATTCCTATTCCCTCGGCGCTTTGGGCAATGTCGGCAAGAACCTGCTGGCCGTTCCCCTGCCGACACTTAGCCAGTTCAAAAACCCGGTCGCGGATTTCATTCCGGTCGCGCGTATTGCCGACATGCTGCTCAATCCTGGTGGGGAATTTCACTATAACGGCCAGAGGATGCACTATCCCGATATCCGCTTGGTTTACTGGGCGGGTGGTAACCCGTTCCACCACCATCAGGATATCAACCGGCTACGGGCAGCGTTCAGACGGCCCGAGACCATCATCGTGCACGAAACCGCATGGACATCATCCGCGCGGCATGCCGATATCGTGCTGCCGGCGACGACAACTCTGGAGCGCGACGACATTGGCGCCGCCGACCGCGATCCTCTGATGATCGCGATGAAAAAGCTGATCGAACCGGTTGGTGAGGCGCGCGACGACTACGAAATCTTCTCCGAGATCGCGCGCCGGCTCGGCAAATTCGAAACCTTCACCGAAGGCCGCAGCAGCCGGGAATGGCTTGCCTTCCTCTATGAAACAACGCGTGGGGCGCTTGCCGCCGGTGGGCATGAGGCTCCCGATTTCGAAACGTTCTGGGAACGTGGAGAGATAGGTCTGCCGCTCAAGCCGGATGACGGAGGGCCTGCGCGTGCCTTCCGTGATGATCACCTAGCCTTCCCTCTGAAGACACCATCCGGTAAAATCGAAATCTTCTCCGAGACGATCGAGGGTTTCGGCTATGACGATTGCGGCGGCCATCCGCAATGGTATCCCGGCAGGACGAAACCGGAAGACGAAGCGCTCTATCCGCTGCATCTGGTCTGCAATCAGCCGCATCAGCGTCTGCACAGCCAGCTCGACTATGGCGCCTTCAGCCGCTCCACCAAGATTAAGGGCCGGGAACCCGTGCGCATCAACCCCGAAGATGCAGTCCGCCGGGGCATTGCCGATGGCGATATCATCAGGCTGTTCAACAGTCGTGGCAGCTGCCTCGCCGCAGCCGTCCTGAGCACGGATGTGCGCAACGGCGTGATGCAGCTGGCGACGGGTGCGTGGTTCGAACCGCATGACCGGCATGCAGAGCAAGCGATGTGCATTCACGGCAATCCGAACATCCTGACGCGCGACATCGGCACCTCGAAACTGGCGCAGGGATCGACCGGTCAGATTACCAGAGTGGAGGTGGAACGTTTTGCCGGTGAGGCGCCTCCGGTGCGGATTTTCGAAAAGATGACATTTGCAAAATAA